The Lactuca sativa cultivar Salinas chromosome 2, Lsat_Salinas_v11, whole genome shotgun sequence genome includes a window with the following:
- the LOC111905775 gene encoding uncharacterized protein LOC111905775, whose amino-acid sequence MAILELSTIFYIYYKLLYVSRMFYNVLDKYRHSCVFHSVLECSIAFQGLPSHRSFFLLDDFLFDILRRLPADILRYKARFVCRRWFSIITNRILRDHASFIVQRSSGPHTAIQVVIREEKHGLELEQQQLDIPCKFRLKSWCNEFLLIVDPNRKESLYVFNLMTKQALCLPGCMTSCGGHYTSKCGLALAFDGFKGIYKAIHVFMGPPIECKIIVFNRDISSHVCSMWKKIQVPSYDMGEGQYYWGNPVSVQGRYFHWDVHCSNYLVSIDMVKEKIFQMSLPAECNDDQVKRQYSLFEMSGFLALLDDVSWNHADLWILKDIQKMKWEKLQSISVPSYVNTRIYPVCSVISMRYLIFKKSSPKPGLFSYDLTNEVIKELNIHCGDSERCVVHSAAPSFL is encoded by the exons ATGGCTATTCTAGAACTATCTACCATATTCTATATCTATTACAAGCTTTTATATGTTTCTAGAATGTTCTATAATGTCCTAGATAAGTATAGACATTCTTGTGTCTTCCATAGTGTTCTAGAATGTTCCATAGCCTTCCAGGGTCTTCCATCTC AccgttctttctttcttttagatGACTTCCTTTTTGATATCCTGAGAAGGCTTCCTGCTGATATCCTTCGTTATAAGGCTAGGTTTGTCTGTAGAAGATGGTTCAGTATAATTACTAACAGGATCTTGAGAGATCATGCTTCTTTCATAGTCCAGAGGTCAAGTGGACCTCACACAGCAATTCAGGTGGTTATAAGGGAAGAAAAACATGGGCTGGAATTGGAACAACAACAGCTAGATATTCCTTGTAAATTTCGTTTAAAGTCATGGTGTAACGAGTTCCTTCTAATAGTGGACCCCAACAGAAAAGAATCTTTGTACGTTTTCAATCTAATGACTAAGCAAGCATTATGTCTTCCGGGATGTATGACATCTTGCGGAGGACACTATACCAGCAAATGTGGACTGGCCCTTGCCTTCGATGGATTCAAGGGAATATACAAGGCTATTCATGTGTTTATGGGCCCACCAATCGAATGCAAGATTATTGTCTTCAACAGAGATATTTCCTCTCATGTTTGCTCAATGTGGAAAAAGATCCAAGTGCCTTCTTATGATATGGGTGAAGGGCAGTATTATTGGGGTAACCCAGTTTCAGTTCAAGGCAGGTACTTTCACTGGGATGTTCATTGTTCCAACTACCTGGTTTCCATAGATATGGTGAAAgagaaaattttccaaatgagCCTACCAGCTGAATGTAATGATGATCAGGTGAAACGTCAATATTCTCTTTTTGAGATGAGTGGTTTCCTTGCTCTCCTTGATGACGTTTCTTGGAATCATGCTGACTTATGGATTCTTAAAGATATCCAGAAGATGAAGTGGGAGAAGTTGCAATCAATAAGTGTCCCGAGTTATGTGAACACAAGAATATATCCTGTCTGTAGCGTGATAAGTATGAGATATCTCATCTTCAAGAAATCTAGTCCCAAGCCTGGTCTATTTAGTTATGATCTGACAAATGAAGTCATAAAAGAACTCAACATCCATTGTGGAGATAGTGAACGTTGTGTGGTTCATTCAGCAGCACCAAGTTTTCTGTAA